A stretch of Chitinivibrionales bacterium DNA encodes these proteins:
- a CDS encoding glycosyltransferase family 2 protein encodes MLTAALIVLFWLSLFLLVYSYALYPLILSLFAKLFGRPARTDETVFPSVGVVVPVYNEETVVKQKVENLLAMEYPAGRLSVWVGSDCSSDATHDIVKAMADPRVHLWVAERRGGKTEVINKLALRVDADVLMFTDANTMHRPDSLKKMVRWYADPSVGGVGGHIEHVCANRELEEVLYRSFESRQKMLESRLHSTISAFGGFYSVRKQAFSPIHYNAYSNDDVIIPMNVIRRGFRMIFDPAAVSEEETTESIRIEFSRRIRIGAGNFQAFSWLLDFLNPLKGWPWFCYVSHKVTRWFSPFFILGALISGILLALLHGPFFYTVLLFAGLAGLALALVYSFAPIPFIRPLYYFISMNAALLAGFFRFLGGIRSAAWSRTSRGSEK; translated from the coding sequence ATGCTGACCGCCGCTCTCATTGTTCTGTTCTGGCTGTCGCTGTTTCTGCTCGTCTATTCCTACGCCCTTTACCCGTTGATCCTTTCCTTGTTCGCGAAGCTTTTCGGCAGGCCCGCCCGCACGGATGAAACGGTTTTCCCTTCGGTGGGCGTGGTGGTTCCTGTTTACAATGAAGAAACCGTGGTGAAGCAGAAGGTGGAGAACCTGCTCGCCATGGAGTATCCCGCCGGAAGGCTCAGCGTGTGGGTTGGCTCCGACTGCAGTTCCGACGCGACGCACGACATCGTGAAGGCGATGGCCGACCCGCGCGTGCACCTGTGGGTCGCAGAGAGGCGCGGCGGCAAGACCGAAGTGATCAACAAGCTCGCGCTCCGGGTGGACGCCGACGTGCTCATGTTTACCGATGCGAACACCATGCACCGGCCCGACAGCCTGAAGAAAATGGTCCGCTGGTACGCCGATCCCTCGGTGGGCGGCGTGGGCGGCCATATCGAGCACGTCTGCGCGAACCGGGAGCTCGAGGAGGTGCTCTACCGCTCGTTCGAGTCGCGGCAGAAAATGCTCGAATCGCGGCTCCACAGCACCATCTCCGCGTTCGGCGGGTTTTACTCGGTGCGCAAACAGGCGTTCTCGCCCATCCACTACAATGCCTATTCCAACGACGACGTGATCATTCCCATGAACGTGATACGGCGCGGCTTTCGCATGATCTTCGACCCTGCCGCTGTTTCGGAAGAGGAGACCACCGAAAGCATCAGAATCGAGTTTTCGCGCCGCATCCGCATCGGCGCCGGAAATTTCCAGGCGTTTTCGTGGCTGCTCGATTTTCTGAACCCGCTCAAGGGGTGGCCGTGGTTCTGCTACGTTTCGCACAAGGTGACGCGGTGGTTCTCCCCGTTTTTCATCCTGGGCGCGCTGATCTCCGGCATCCTGCTCGCGCTATTGCACGGCCCGTTTTTCTACACGGTCCTGCTGTTTGCCGGACTGGCCGGTCTCGCGCTCGCGCTTGTCTATTCCTTTGCGCCCATTCCTTTCATCCGTCCCCTGTATTACTTCATTTCCATGAACGCGGCGCTGCTGGCCGGATTCTTCCGCTTCCTGGGAGGCATCAGGAGCGCGGCGTGGTCGCGGACCAGCCGCGGCTCCGAAAAGTAA
- a CDS encoding flavin reductase family protein: protein MEKMDYMQAAQKVMEQIRSKGGAFLTAQAGDALNTMTIGWASLGFLWGRPMLTVMVRKTRHTFGIIERAKDFTVSVPLSGMAQQLEFCGTKSGRNHKKIEEAGLELVPSVKVHTPVILVPGIQFECKIVYKSAIEPGNLIEEYAHLYPEKDFHTMYFGEIKECYSTKDEKQK from the coding sequence ATGGAAAAGATGGATTACATGCAGGCAGCGCAGAAGGTGATGGAGCAGATCCGCAGCAAGGGCGGCGCGTTTCTCACGGCACAGGCCGGCGACGCGCTCAACACCATGACCATCGGCTGGGCGTCGCTCGGGTTTTTGTGGGGAAGGCCCATGCTCACGGTCATGGTGCGCAAGACACGCCACACCTTCGGCATCATCGAACGCGCAAAAGACTTCACCGTGTCGGTGCCGCTGTCGGGCATGGCACAACAGCTCGAGTTCTGCGGGACAAAATCGGGCCGCAACCACAAGAAAATCGAGGAGGCCGGCCTTGAGCTCGTGCCCAGCGTCAAGGTGCACACGCCGGTAATTCTCGTGCCCGGGATACAATTTGAATGCAAGATCGTGTATAAGTCGGCGATTGAACCGGGGAATCTGATCGAAGAATACGCGCATTTGTATCCGGAGAAGGATTTTCATACGATGTATTTTGGGGAGATCAAGGAGTGTTATTCGACGAAGGATGAGAAGCAGAAATAA
- the fusA gene encoding elongation factor G, with translation MASGISSMRNIGISAHIDSGKTTLTERILYYCNKIHAIHEVKGKDGVGATMDSMELERERGITIASAATNVDWREHSINIIDTPGHVDFTIEVERALRVLDGAVLVLCSVGGVQSQSITVDRQLKRYKVPRVAFINKCDRAGANPYRVKEHLCEKLGHNAVLMQIPIGLEDRFEGVVDLVTMKALYFDGEHGETVREADIPADLANEVAARREEMIDAVSMYCDDLAEAFLEGRETPDQIRAAVRKGTLSLDLTPVFVGTAYKNKGVQPLLDAVVDYLPSPSDRQYSALDLDNNEAEAPLTAQDDKPTVALAFKLEDGHYGQLTYIRIYQGSLKKGDELTNSRSGKSFKVGRLVRMHASDMEDISFAPCGDIVALFGIDCASGDTFSQGNLNYSLTSMYVPNPVISLAIKPKDKKSADNMSKALNRFCKEDPTFRSFVDPESKETIIRGMGELHLDIYIERMKREYSVELVTGMPQVAYRETITKRVEFDYTHKKQTGGSGQFGRVAGIMEPLQEKDYEFVDEITGGVIPREFIPSCDKGFKACLAKGSVIGFPIVGVKITINDGQSHPVDSSDMAFQLAAIGAFRQAYDKARPEILEPIMKVSIEGPSEFQGNALGSINQRRGIIVSTSEDNNFSRVDAEVPLAEMFGYSTVLRSITQGKANFTMEFARYGKVPAAKCEELMEQYKEQAKKRA, from the coding sequence ATGGCATCCGGCATTTCATCGATGCGCAACATCGGCATCAGCGCCCACATCGACTCGGGAAAAACCACGCTCACCGAGCGCATTCTTTACTATTGCAACAAGATCCACGCCATCCACGAGGTGAAGGGCAAGGACGGCGTGGGCGCCACCATGGATTCCATGGAGCTCGAGCGCGAGCGCGGCATCACCATCGCGTCGGCGGCCACCAACGTCGACTGGCGCGAGCATTCCATCAACATCATCGACACACCGGGCCACGTGGACTTCACCATCGAGGTGGAGCGCGCGCTGCGGGTGCTCGACGGCGCCGTGCTCGTGCTGTGCTCGGTGGGCGGCGTGCAGTCGCAGTCCATCACGGTGGACCGCCAGCTCAAGCGCTACAAGGTGCCGCGGGTCGCGTTCATCAACAAGTGCGATCGCGCCGGCGCCAACCCCTACCGGGTGAAGGAGCACCTGTGCGAGAAGCTCGGACACAACGCCGTGCTCATGCAGATCCCCATCGGGCTTGAGGACCGTTTCGAGGGCGTGGTCGACCTGGTCACCATGAAGGCGCTCTATTTCGACGGCGAGCACGGCGAGACTGTGCGTGAGGCCGACATCCCGGCCGACCTCGCCAACGAGGTTGCGGCGCGCCGCGAGGAGATGATCGACGCGGTGTCGATGTACTGCGACGATCTTGCCGAGGCGTTCCTCGAGGGCAGGGAGACGCCGGATCAGATCCGCGCAGCCGTGCGCAAGGGCACGCTTTCGCTCGACCTGACGCCCGTGTTTGTCGGCACCGCCTACAAGAACAAGGGGGTGCAGCCCCTGCTCGACGCTGTGGTGGACTATCTTCCTTCGCCCTCCGACCGGCAGTATTCGGCGCTCGACCTTGACAACAACGAAGCCGAGGCGCCGCTTACGGCGCAGGACGACAAGCCCACGGTGGCGCTGGCGTTCAAGCTCGAGGACGGGCATTACGGCCAGCTCACCTACATCCGCATCTACCAGGGGTCGCTCAAGAAGGGCGACGAACTCACCAACAGCAGGAGCGGGAAAAGCTTCAAGGTCGGCAGGCTCGTGCGCATGCATGCCAGCGACATGGAGGACATAAGCTTCGCGCCCTGCGGCGACATCGTTGCCCTGTTCGGCATCGATTGCGCCTCCGGCGACACCTTTTCGCAGGGCAACCTCAACTATTCTCTTACGTCAATGTACGTGCCCAACCCGGTGATCTCGCTCGCCATCAAGCCCAAGGACAAGAAATCGGCCGACAACATGTCAAAGGCGCTCAACCGGTTCTGCAAGGAAGACCCCACCTTCCGTTCGTTCGTGGACCCGGAGTCAAAAGAGACCATCATCCGCGGCATGGGCGAACTGCACCTCGACATCTACATCGAGCGCATGAAGCGCGAATACAGCGTTGAGCTTGTCACCGGCATGCCGCAAGTGGCGTACCGCGAGACCATCACCAAGCGCGTCGAGTTCGACTACACGCACAAGAAGCAGACCGGCGGCAGCGGCCAGTTCGGCCGTGTTGCCGGCATCATGGAGCCGCTGCAGGAAAAAGACTACGAGTTCGTCGACGAGATCACGGGCGGCGTGATCCCGCGCGAGTTCATCCCGTCGTGCGACAAGGGGTTCAAGGCGTGCCTTGCCAAGGGCAGCGTGATCGGCTTCCCCATCGTGGGCGTCAAGATCACCATCAACGACGGCCAGTCGCACCCGGTTGACTCATCGGACATGGCGTTCCAGCTCGCCGCGATCGGCGCGTTTCGGCAGGCCTACGACAAGGCGAGGCCCGAAATCCTGGAACCCATCATGAAGGTCTCCATCGAGGGGCCGTCCGAGTTCCAGGGCAACGCGCTCGGGTCGATCAACCAGCGCCGCGGCATCATCGTCAGCACCTCGGAGGACAACAACTTCTCGCGCGTGGACGCAGAGGTGCCGCTCGCCGAGATGTTCGGGTATTCCACGGTGCTGCGCTCCATCACGCAGGGCAAGGCGAATTTCACCATGGAGTTCGCGCGGTACGGCAAGGTGCCCGCGGCAAAATGCGAGGAGCTGATGGAGCAGTACAAAGAACAGGCGAAGAAACGGGCGTAA
- the thiL gene encoding thiamine-phosphate kinase, with translation MPKPSFPSVEYQLLNSLKTSLNFTKSPRYPIPIGDDAAILVCGKNEKLILTADTFVENVHFNLAFMALEQVGYKAMAINLSDCAAMAATPDSALVQIVFPKNQSVGKTLSGIKRVYKGLNEACRKWDFPIIGGNLSKGPCWMIDITLLGRTENRNRLLLRKGARHGDGLWVTGFPGESGAGLACLKKWGSVKKVPAEYAVLVRKHLRPVPRIKIARELAKERHVHALIDISDGISKDSRTLAYENNLGILLDDEPGCISGPMRRLAGRLKRDWRDWYLNGGEDYELLFAASPAFDPSRLAVTTGVPVSRIGVFSKSFRGVRLRKENNTSARLNLGGWDHLQNA, from the coding sequence ATGCCCAAGCCGTCCTTTCCATCCGTTGAATATCAACTCCTCAATTCCCTCAAGACTTCTTTAAATTTTACCAAAAGCCCGCGTTATCCCATTCCCATCGGCGACGACGCGGCCATCCTGGTCTGCGGCAAAAATGAAAAACTCATCCTCACCGCCGACACGTTTGTCGAGAATGTGCATTTCAACCTTGCCTTCATGGCGTTGGAACAGGTCGGCTACAAAGCCATGGCGATAAACCTGAGCGACTGCGCGGCCATGGCTGCGACACCGGACAGCGCACTTGTCCAGATCGTGTTTCCTAAAAATCAATCTGTGGGAAAAACGTTGTCCGGTATAAAGAGGGTTTATAAAGGGCTTAATGAAGCATGCCGGAAATGGGATTTTCCCATCATCGGCGGCAACCTTTCGAAAGGCCCGTGCTGGATGATCGACATCACCCTGCTCGGCAGGACAGAAAACAGGAACAGGCTTTTATTGCGGAAAGGCGCCCGGCACGGCGACGGCCTCTGGGTGACGGGGTTCCCCGGTGAAAGCGGCGCGGGGCTTGCGTGTCTCAAAAAATGGGGGAGCGTTAAAAAGGTCCCGGCGGAATATGCGGTGCTCGTGCGCAAGCACCTCCGGCCCGTTCCGAGAATCAAAATCGCGAGGGAACTGGCAAAAGAACGGCATGTCCACGCTCTCATTGACATATCGGACGGCATTTCCAAGGATTCCCGTACGCTGGCGTACGAAAACAATTTGGGCATTTTGCTTGATGACGAGCCCGGCTGCATCTCGGGCCCGATGCGCCGGCTTGCCGGACGTCTGAAAAGAGATTGGCGCGATTGGTATCTGAACGGCGGCGAGGATTATGAGCTCCTGTTTGCCGCTTCGCCGGCGTTTGATCCTTCAAGACTCGCTGTTACAACCGGCGTGCCCGTTTCGCGTATCGGCGTCTTTTCAAAATCTTTCCGAGGTGTTCGGCTGCGAAAAGAAAATAATACATCAGCGCGTCTCAACCTGGGCGGCTGGGACCATCTTCAAAACGCTTGA
- a CDS encoding ATPase, T2SS/T4P/T4SS family, producing the protein MMMQRRRKKLGEILIAQGMITNEQLLEALQVHKRTGVSLGTVLVNLGYISDDDLTGVLGAQIQFDQRKRLGELLIDQGLINDEKLTQALEEQKKTKLLLGQCLVNLKFITEKQLVDVLSAQLDIQHVVLENFAFNKNLVKLIPEDMARKYKVIPLFERDGILTVAMADPTNLRTVDHLKFKTGKGIDPVISEEKSITSAIEKNYASPVEQMSELLGNVQVEEIDVVKREEEEEEGGVSDEEGKQIVKLVNLIIGQAVTDRASDIHIEPTDNYVRIRYRVDGELTERNPIPLALRAQITSRLKIMAGMDIAEKRHPQDGHIEIRHQGREIDLRVSTFPVMTRQHGVNEKIVMRIIDQAENQLTLDMLGFLPYMLKQFDDLVMLADGIILVTGPTGSGKSCTLYAALSRVNAHFENTKNIITMEDPVEFVLEGISQGQINAKAGFDYGDGLRAILRQDPDIVMIGEMRDLPTAEMAIKSALTGHMVYSTLHTNDSASAFTRLLDMGIEPFLIASTVRGVLAQRLVRRICSKCKERVEPEAKLLEELHLKPDTPIYKGKGCRVCNNTGYKGRTGIFELLVPDSTVKKMILERHSSDEIKDYCVSTGHFDTLRRDGLRKVADGVTTIEQVLGASSGD; encoded by the coding sequence ATGATGATGCAGCGACGCCGTAAAAAACTCGGCGAAATCCTTATCGCCCAGGGCATGATCACCAACGAGCAGCTGCTGGAGGCGCTGCAGGTGCACAAGCGCACGGGCGTGAGCCTGGGAACCGTGCTTGTCAACCTCGGATACATCAGCGACGACGACCTGACCGGCGTGCTCGGGGCGCAGATACAATTCGACCAGCGCAAACGCCTCGGCGAATTGCTTATCGACCAAGGCCTCATCAACGACGAAAAGCTCACCCAGGCCCTCGAGGAGCAGAAGAAGACCAAGCTGCTGCTCGGGCAATGCCTTGTGAATCTCAAATTCATCACCGAGAAACAGCTTGTTGACGTGCTCTCTGCACAGCTTGACATCCAGCACGTGGTGCTGGAAAACTTCGCCTTCAACAAGAATCTTGTCAAACTTATTCCCGAAGACATGGCCCGGAAATACAAGGTGATCCCGCTCTTTGAGCGGGACGGCATTCTCACGGTCGCCATGGCCGATCCCACCAACCTTCGCACCGTCGACCACCTCAAGTTCAAAACCGGCAAAGGGATCGACCCGGTCATCTCCGAGGAAAAGAGCATCACCTCCGCCATCGAGAAAAATTACGCCTCGCCGGTTGAACAGATGTCCGAACTCCTCGGCAACGTGCAGGTCGAGGAAATCGACGTGGTCAAGCGCGAGGAGGAGGAGGAGGAAGGAGGCGTAAGCGACGAGGAGGGCAAGCAGATTGTCAAGCTTGTCAACCTCATCATCGGCCAGGCGGTGACCGACAGGGCCTCCGACATCCACATCGAGCCCACCGACAACTATGTGCGGATCCGCTACCGCGTCGACGGCGAGCTAACGGAACGCAATCCCATCCCGCTGGCGCTGCGCGCGCAGATCACGTCGCGCCTCAAGATCATGGCGGGCATGGACATTGCAGAAAAACGGCACCCGCAGGACGGTCACATCGAGATACGGCACCAGGGCCGCGAGATCGACTTGCGCGTGTCGACGTTCCCCGTGATGACGCGGCAGCATGGCGTCAACGAGAAGATCGTGATGCGTATCATCGACCAGGCCGAGAACCAGCTCACGCTTGACATGCTGGGATTCCTGCCGTACATGCTCAAGCAGTTCGACGACCTGGTGATGCTGGCCGACGGCATCATCCTGGTCACCGGCCCCACCGGAAGCGGCAAAAGCTGCACGCTGTACGCCGCGCTCTCACGTGTCAATGCGCACTTCGAAAACACCAAAAACATCATCACGATGGAAGACCCGGTCGAATTCGTGCTCGAGGGCATCAGCCAGGGCCAGATCAATGCCAAGGCGGGGTTCGATTACGGCGACGGCCTGCGCGCCATCCTGCGGCAGGACCCGGACATCGTGATGATCGGCGAGATGCGCGATCTGCCCACCGCCGAAATGGCGATCAAGTCGGCGCTCACGGGCCACATGGTCTATTCAACGCTGCACACCAACGATTCCGCGTCCGCGTTCACCCGGCTTCTCGACATGGGCATAGAGCCGTTCCTCATCGCCTCAACGGTCCGCGGCGTGCTCGCCCAGCGCCTCGTACGGCGAATATGCTCCAAATGCAAGGAGCGCGTGGAACCCGAGGCCAAGCTCCTCGAGGAGCTCCATCTCAAGCCCGACACTCCTATTTACAAAGGGAAAGGCTGCCGCGTGTGCAACAATACGGGCTACAAAGGCCGCACCGGCATTTTCGAGCTGCTCGTCCCCGATTCGACGGTAAAAAAAATGATACTCGAGCGCCACTCGTCCGACGAGATAAAAGACTACTGCGTGTCCACGGGTCATTTCGACACCCTGCGGCGGGACGGGTTGCGCAAGGTCGCCGACGGGGTCACCACCATCGAACAGGTGCTGGGAGCGTCCAGCGGTGACTAA
- a CDS encoding PIN domain-containing protein, with amino-acid sequence MADKTFVLDTSALLAFVQNEPGAGRVDQILKSGRKRESNLYVSFVSLAELYYVTSREIGRSAALELIAYVKLLPVTVIESAERLTLQAGSIKASSRLSLADAFIAATAAQVEGVLVHKDPEFEKIGNLVTLEKLPYKTPVRR; translated from the coding sequence GTGGCGGATAAAACTTTTGTTCTGGATACTTCAGCCTTGCTTGCCTTTGTCCAGAACGAGCCGGGTGCCGGCAGGGTGGATCAAATTCTGAAATCCGGCCGGAAGCGTGAGTCCAATCTTTACGTTTCGTTTGTCTCCCTTGCAGAGTTGTATTACGTTACCTCGCGCGAAATCGGACGTTCCGCCGCCTTGGAACTTATCGCGTATGTTAAATTGCTGCCCGTCACCGTCATCGAATCCGCCGAGCGGCTGACCCTTCAGGCCGGAAGCATCAAGGCGAGTTCACGCCTTTCCCTTGCCGATGCGTTCATCGCCGCCACCGCCGCGCAGGTCGAGGGCGTCTTGGTGCATAAGGACCCTGAATTTGAAAAGATTGGAAATCTTGTTACCCTTGAAAAACTGCCGTATAAAACGCCGGTTCGACGATAA